A single genomic interval of Pyrobaculum arsenaticum DSM 13514 harbors:
- a CDS encoding CaiB/BaiF CoA transferase family protein: protein MEYFESIQKFFSNTTNKRPLEGVRVVEFAHYILGPNIPRLLAQLGAEVVKVEPPPRGDRWKYASMWGGRGFYKGMRIDYLYLNSNKYFLGLDFRKEEGRKVLLELVKQADVFVENMEPGTLDGYGLGYLQLREVNPRLIYISATGYGQFGPLHKLPSYDIIGQAESGIMDTTGWEEEVDELYRLPDYPGDWLPSTMAVSAILAALIYRHKTGRGQYIDLSQAASLQRFMYQLVYMSATNKRLRRSGFFDPFAKASGVFKTRDGKYVAIAAMTEGQLKALATAVPRLAEMDGDRWKTYRAIAQYVASRDLAEVVETCKKLGVPAQPVMADVDILNDPWRWERGSVVRIRDRLYGEVVVPGPVVKMAGYDLGVKWVARPVGYHNKLVLRKWLGLDSGEVDRLVERGVLGYWDGQLGNTPPPGWRAEEDPVFQGEKDEVEAGA, encoded by the coding sequence ATGGAATACTTCGAAAGTATACAAAAATTTTTCAGCAACACTACCAATAAACGTCCACTAGAGGGCGTGAGGGTTGTTGAGTTCGCTCACTACATCTTAGGCCCAAATATCCCGCGCCTCCTCGCCCAGCTAGGCGCTGAGGTGGTGAAAGTAGAGCCGCCGCCAAGGGGGGACCGCTGGAAATACGCCTCTATGTGGGGCGGCAGGGGGTTTTACAAGGGCATGAGAATAGACTACCTATACCTAAACTCGAACAAATATTTTCTAGGTCTCGATTTTAGGAAAGAAGAGGGGCGCAAGGTCTTGTTAGAGCTGGTAAAACAAGCCGACGTATTTGTCGAAAACATGGAGCCGGGCACCCTCGACGGCTACGGGCTTGGCTACCTACAACTGAGAGAGGTGAACCCGAGGCTCATATATATAAGCGCCACGGGCTATGGGCAGTTTGGGCCTCTGCACAAGCTGCCTAGCTACGACATCATAGGCCAGGCGGAGTCCGGCATAATGGACACCACCGGCTGGGAAGAGGAGGTAGACGAGCTGTACAGGCTTCCCGACTATCCAGGCGACTGGCTACCCTCTACCATGGCCGTGAGCGCTATATTGGCGGCTTTGATCTACCGCCACAAGACGGGCAGGGGGCAGTACATCGACCTTTCTCAGGCCGCGAGCTTGCAGAGGTTTATGTACCAACTCGTCTACATGTCGGCGACCAACAAGAGGCTGAGGAGGAGCGGCTTTTTCGACCCATTTGCAAAGGCGTCTGGCGTTTTTAAGACAAGAGACGGCAAATACGTCGCGATAGCCGCTATGACTGAGGGGCAACTCAAGGCGCTGGCCACTGCGGTGCCTAGGCTCGCCGAAATGGATGGCGACAGGTGGAAAACCTACCGGGCAATTGCGCAGTACGTCGCAAGTAGAGACCTTGCAGAAGTCGTCGAGACTTGTAAAAAACTCGGCGTCCCCGCACAGCCCGTAATGGCGGATGTTGATATCTTGAACGATCCATGGCGCTGGGAGAGGGGGTCAGTAGTGAGGATAAGGGATAGGCTCTACGGGGAGGTCGTGGTGCCGGGCCCCGTCGTAAAGATGGCAGGCTACGACCTCGGGGTTAAGTGGGTCGCCCGGCCCGTCGGCTACCACAACAAGCTTGTGTTGAGGAAATGGCTAGGCCTAGACTCCGGCGAAGTTGACAGGTTGGTGGAGCGGGGCGTGTTGGGGTATTGGGATGGCCAATTGGGCAATACGCCTCCGCCGGGGTGGAGGGCTGAGGAGGACCCAGTATTCCAAGGCGAGAAAGACGAAGTTGAGGCGGGGGCATGA